The proteins below are encoded in one region of Anguilla anguilla isolate fAngAng1 chromosome 3, fAngAng1.pri, whole genome shotgun sequence:
- the LOC118223787 gene encoding immunoglobulin superfamily member 3-like: protein MPPLCAVLVLFSKVYGLLGKNIVQPDVLVTAQLGDTVTLRCFYAKDDGQWYRWLKQPLGQKPEQLLMILNSEPYTIDFNVFINSTRLSAKAAKGSSNLTVSQVEPSDSATYYCAIVLYNNISFGEGTTLMVLGSKSHSRAVVLQPESKSVHSGDSVTLQCTVHTETCAGEHSVYWFRQGSGESPPGIIYTHGTRSDECQRSSGAVSPTQSCVYNFPKRNLSPSDAGTYYCAVATCGEILFGNGTKLDFCLPLEGNGHLPLYCLAGALTLSVILNVVLALKMRKNCENCKGSASNSQVSREDLSSKQGQEESMNYAALTFTTKKPKVRRNKREMGKETVYSDMRFRDRE from the exons atgccgccactctgtgctgttcttgtgcttttcagcaaagtct ATGGTCTGCTTGGGAAGAACATAGTTCAGCCTGATGTGCTGGTGACAGCTCAACTTGGAGACACTGTGACACTCCGATGTTTCTATGCTAAAGATGATGGGCAATGGTACAGATGGCTTAAGCAGCCTCTTGGACAGAAGCCTGAGCAATTGTTAATGATATTAAATTCTGAACCTTATACTATAGATTTCAATGTGTTTATAAACAGTACGCGCCTCAGTGCTAAAGCAGCAAAGGGGAGCTCGAACCTGACTGTGTCACAAGTAGAGCCGTCGGATTCAGCCACATACTACTGCGCTATTGTGCTCTACAATAATATCAGCTTTGGAGAAGGAACTACATTAATGGTCCTGG GGTCAAAGTCACACAGCAGGGCAGTAGTACTACAGCCCGAGTCtaagtcagtgcattctggagactctgtgactctgcagtgtacagtacacactgagacctgtgctggagaacacagtgtgtattggttcagacagggctcaggagagtcccctccaggaatcatttacacccatggaaccaggagtgatgagtgccagaggagctctggggctgtgtctcccacacagagctgtgtctacaacttccccaagaggaacctcagcccctcagatgctgggacttactactgtgctgtggccacctgtggggagatcctgtttgggaacgggACCAAGCTGGACTTTTGCTTACCCCTGGAGG GGAATGGACATCTTCCTCTTTATTGCTTGGCGGGAGCTTTGACGTTGAGCGTGATCCTGAATGTTGTCCTCGctctgaaaatgagaaaaaactgTGAGAACTGCAAAG GGTCTGCATCAAACAGCCAAGTGTCCAGAGAAgacttgtcaagcaaacag GGTCAAGAGGAATCAATGAATTACGCTGCTTTGACTttcaccaccaagaaacccaaaGTGAGGCGGAACAAGAGGGAAATGGGGAAAGAAACCGTTTACTCAGACATGAGATTTAGAGACCGCGAGTGA